One window from the genome of Petrotoga miotherma DSM 10691 encodes:
- a CDS encoding DegT/DnrJ/EryC1/StrS family aminotransferase, translated as MKINFNELKRGYEKYKSEYDKAAIDVLESGWYILGENVKRFENNFANFIGSSYCVGVNSGLDALILAVRALNLGEGDEIIVPANTYIATVLGITENDATPVFIEPDEYYNIDTDKIEAKITGKTKAIMAVHLYGQAANMNKIKSIATKYSLYLLEDCAQSHGAKFENQTTGTFGDIGCFSFYPTKNLGAFGDGGAIVTDNKEIAEKVKMLRNYGSQKKYYNEIEGVNSRLDEIQATLLNVKLSHYGELRKEREKIALKYLNEINNPKIILPRIRKGSDHVWHLFVVQTEERDKLQNYLQENGIGTQIHYPIPPHLSNAYKHFGYRKGDFPITEEMANKVLSLPIYDGMTDEEVDYVIRVINNYKDLFSK; from the coding sequence ATGAAAATAAACTTTAATGAACTGAAAAGAGGATACGAAAAATATAAGAGTGAATACGACAAAGCAGCTATTGATGTGTTGGAATCTGGTTGGTACATTTTGGGAGAAAATGTAAAAAGGTTTGAAAATAATTTTGCAAATTTTATAGGTTCTTCGTATTGTGTAGGGGTTAATTCGGGATTAGATGCCTTAATATTAGCAGTTAGAGCACTAAATTTAGGAGAAGGGGATGAAATAATAGTACCTGCGAATACTTACATAGCTACAGTATTGGGGATTACTGAAAATGATGCAACCCCCGTCTTTATTGAACCGGATGAATATTACAACATAGATACGGATAAGATAGAAGCAAAGATAACGGGCAAGACAAAGGCTATAATGGCAGTCCATTTATACGGTCAAGCGGCTAATATGAATAAAATAAAAAGTATAGCCACAAAATACAGTTTATACTTATTAGAAGATTGTGCTCAAAGTCATGGAGCAAAATTTGAAAATCAAACAACGGGAACATTTGGCGATATAGGTTGTTTTAGCTTTTATCCTACTAAAAACTTGGGTGCTTTTGGCGACGGTGGAGCGATAGTAACAGATAATAAAGAAATTGCTGAGAAAGTTAAAATGTTGAGAAATTATGGAAGTCAAAAAAAATACTACAATGAGATAGAAGGAGTAAATTCTCGTTTGGATGAGATTCAAGCAACTTTGCTAAATGTCAAACTATCTCATTATGGCGAATTGAGGAAAGAAAGAGAAAAAATAGCTTTAAAATATTTAAATGAAATAAACAACCCAAAAATTATATTACCAAGAATTAGAAAAGGATCAGATCATGTCTGGCACTTATTTGTTGTTCAAACTGAAGAAAGAGATAAATTGCAAAATTATCTACAAGAAAATGGAATAGGGACCCAAATTCATTATCCTATACCACCGCATCTTTCTAATGCCTACAAACATTTTGGGTACAGAAAAGGTGATTTCCCCATCACCGAAGAAATGGCAAACAAAGTCTTAAGTTTACCAATATATGATGGGATGACAGATGAAGAGGTAGATTATGTAATAAGAGTAATTAACAATTATAAGGATTTATTTTCTAAATAA
- the rfbA gene encoding glucose-1-phosphate thymidylyltransferase RfbA, protein MKGIILAGGNGTRLYPITKGISKQLLPIYDKPMIYYPLSVLMISGIREILIISNPEYIDMYKRLLNDGSHLGLKIDYEIQEKPRGLADALNVGEDFIGKDSVCLILGDNVFYGQGFGPKLQKASEVERGAVIFGYYVTNPSEFGVVEFDEQGNVLSLEEKPSKPKSNYAIPGLYFYDNSVIEKAKNLKPSARGELEITDLNREYLKEQQLRVELLGRGFAWLDTGTYDGLANAADFVRTIQKRTGLYIACLEEIAYRNKWITKEELIKLGKEYEKTEYGQYILRFASDMN, encoded by the coding sequence ATGAAAGGCATAATCCTTGCAGGGGGAAATGGTACAAGACTTTACCCAATAACAAAGGGAATAAGTAAACAATTATTGCCTATTTACGATAAGCCTATGATTTACTATCCATTATCCGTTCTCATGATTTCTGGAATAAGAGAAATTCTAATAATTTCTAATCCAGAATATATTGATATGTATAAAAGGCTATTAAACGACGGAAGTCATTTAGGACTAAAGATAGATTACGAGATTCAAGAGAAACCAAGAGGACTTGCAGACGCTTTGAATGTTGGCGAAGATTTTATCGGTAAAGACAGTGTTTGTTTAATCCTTGGGGATAACGTGTTTTATGGTCAAGGTTTTGGTCCAAAGCTTCAAAAGGCCTCTGAGGTGGAAAGAGGTGCTGTTATATTTGGTTATTATGTAACTAATCCCAGTGAGTTTGGAGTTGTAGAGTTTGACGAACAGGGAAATGTTTTAAGTTTGGAGGAAAAGCCTTCAAAACCTAAGTCAAATTACGCTATTCCCGGATTGTACTTTTATGATAACTCTGTGATTGAAAAGGCTAAGAATTTGAAACCTTCTGCAAGAGGAGAATTAGAAATTACTGATTTAAACAGAGAGTATCTAAAAGAGCAACAATTGAGAGTCGAACTTCTTGGAAGAGGTTTTGCATGGCTAGACACCGGCACTTACGATGGACTTGCCAACGCCGCTGACTTTGTTAGAACCATTCAAAAAAGAACTGGTTTATACATCGCTTGTTTGGAAGAAATAGCCTACAGGAACAAATGGATAACAAAAGAAGAATTGATTAAATTAGGCAAAGAATATGAAAAGACTGAATATGGTCAATACATTCTAAGATTTGCGAGTGATATGAATTGA
- a CDS encoding GNAT family N-acetyltransferase has translation MDIKLRPLKLTDADYMKEFTEDEDISRNLLFTRYPFPTENMISFIKTSWEDKRNIHYAIANENDEYIGTISLKNISYIDKNAEYAIVTRKKYWGLNVASLATDKILNYGFYTLNLNKIYLNVLSSNLRAIRFYKKYGFNQEAIFKKHVYRNGDYVDLIWFSYFKNDFNDKRFKP, from the coding sequence ATGGATATTAAATTACGACCTTTAAAGTTAACAGATGCTGATTATATGAAAGAATTCACTGAAGATGAAGATATTTCTAGAAACTTACTCTTTACAAGATATCCTTTTCCAACAGAAAATATGATTTCATTTATCAAGACTTCTTGGGAAGATAAGAGAAATATACATTATGCTATTGCAAATGAAAATGATGAATATATCGGAACCATTAGTTTAAAAAATATTAGCTATATAGACAAAAATGCCGAATATGCAATAGTAACAAGAAAAAAGTATTGGGGTCTAAATGTTGCTTCATTAGCAACAGATAAAATTCTAAATTATGGTTTTTACACCCTCAATTTGAATAAGATATATTTAAATGTTTTAAGTTCGAATTTAAGAGCAATTAGATTTTATAAAAAATATGGATTTAATCAAGAAGCCATTTTTAAAAAACATGTTTATAGAAATGGTGATTATGTTGACTTAATTTGGTTTTCTTATTTTAAAAATGATTTTAATGATAAGAGGTTTAAACCATGA
- a CDS encoding sulfotransferase domain-containing protein: MKRIVIHIGYPKTATTTLQEAVFVKLHQKKKINYLGKTNFIRYSKGKQFILSNSLINSVVFDIPFQERVNISETKLNIISNEDLCLIPYFKEIQTKKKVVDPFLYPRKLKTYFENFADEIIIFVTLRNQTELIYSSYVERYHLFKDDEKRNSFNKFLLKEIDNLADIYRVFRFSDILTEYSNIFGRKNIHILLYEDLKYDQHFFCKELSRIIDVQSSILENLLAMNNLRNKRKTKEGYYAEIVDARKITNVLKKLPNNRVIDVLLSTYKNTWDNEISFFKILSKLLYKRNYVFIPKFTEEHKKIIVNKFRESNIRLSEDFGVSIDKLKKYQYI, translated from the coding sequence ATGAAAAGAATCGTTATACATATTGGTTATCCAAAAACAGCTACGACAACTCTTCAAGAAGCAGTATTTGTAAAATTACATCAAAAAAAGAAAATAAATTACTTAGGAAAAACCAATTTTATCCGTTATTCAAAAGGGAAACAATTTATTTTATCAAACTCTCTAATAAATTCTGTTGTTTTTGATATTCCGTTTCAAGAAAGAGTCAATATCTCTGAAACAAAATTAAATATAATCTCAAATGAAGACTTATGCTTGATTCCATATTTTAAAGAAATTCAAACAAAAAAAAAGGTAGTAGATCCTTTTCTATATCCTAGAAAATTAAAAACATATTTTGAAAACTTTGCAGATGAAATTATAATATTTGTAACTTTAAGGAATCAAACAGAATTAATATATTCAAGCTACGTAGAAAGATATCATTTGTTCAAAGACGATGAAAAAAGAAATTCTTTTAATAAGTTTCTATTAAAAGAAATAGATAATCTAGCAGATATTTACAGAGTTTTTCGTTTTTCAGATATTTTGACAGAATATTCTAATATCTTCGGTAGGAAAAATATTCACATTTTGCTTTACGAAGATTTAAAATACGATCAACATTTTTTTTGTAAAGAATTAAGTCGAATAATCGATGTGCAAAGTAGTATTTTAGAAAATCTTTTAGCAATGAATAATCTTAGAAATAAAAGAAAAACTAAAGAAGGTTATTATGCTGAAATTGTTGATGCAAGGAAAATAACAAATGTTTTAAAAAAATTACCTAACAACAGAGTTATTGATGTATTACTTTCTACCTATAAAAATACTTGGGATAACGAAATTTCCTTTTTTAAAATTCTTAGTAAATTGTTATATAAAAGAAATTATGTTTTCATTCCAAAATTTACAGAAGAACACAAAAAGATTATTGTAAACAAATTTAGAGAAAGTAACATTAGACTTTCTGAAGACTTTGGTGTAAGTATTGATAAATTAAAAAAATACCAATATATTTAA
- a CDS encoding sugar 3,4-ketoisomerase → MYKLITFKQIGRIEIGFLSFFESNQNIPFEIKRIYYTYYVPVGTKRGGHAHRELNQLLWCPYGKINVILDDGKGKKEFLLNSPEKGLLVGKGIWHDMYWIKENSVLCVAASDYYDESDYIRDYNNFLKLVKEGYWKDENKL, encoded by the coding sequence ATGTATAAACTAATTACTTTTAAACAAATAGGCAGAATAGAAATAGGTTTCCTTTCTTTTTTTGAATCAAACCAAAACATACCTTTTGAAATAAAAAGGATATACTATACCTACTATGTTCCTGTTGGAACAAAACGAGGTGGGCATGCTCATAGAGAATTAAATCAACTTCTTTGGTGTCCTTATGGGAAAATAAACGTCATTTTAGACGATGGCAAGGGGAAAAAGGAGTTTTTGTTGAACTCTCCTGAAAAGGGTTTATTGGTAGGAAAAGGGATTTGGCATGATATGTATTGGATAAAGGAAAATTCAGTGTTATGTGTTGCAGCATCTGATTATTATGATGAAAGTGATTACATCAGAGATTACAACAATTTTTTAAAATTAGTGAAAGAAGGTTATTGGAAAGATGAAAATAAACTTTAA